The sequence below is a genomic window from Deferribacterota bacterium.
AAATACACCGGCAAAAGCCCCAAGAAACGCCCCTATTATAGATCCTAAACCAAAAAAGATAGGAGCCATCAATATAGCAAATATAAATGAACAAAGAATACTAAATAATAAACTAATATTGCTTATACCTGATATTTTACCTAATAAAAATCCTGAAATAAATTCAATAATCTCACCAACTGCAATCAATAATGCTATTATCACTATTTGAATTGTGCTAATGTAGCCTAGTAAATACCAGATGAAAGCTATCAGAATAATAAGCATATTC
It includes:
- a CDS encoding DUF456 domain-containing protein, with protein sequence MLLLIFKILSLILCLICVLINIIGLPGNMLIILIAFIWYLLGYISTIQIVIIALLIAVGEIIEFISGFLLGKISGISNISLLFSILCSFIFAILMAPIFFGLGSIIGAFLGAFAGVFIYEIFSYNSFYTAIKRSYIVLKSRILGTIIKFSLGILTIILFTFYLF